The Burkholderia ambifaria AMMD genome contains the following window.
CGCGATAGACGACCCGCGAGCCGTACAGGTCCGACACCACGTCGACCGGCTGGCCGATGCGCATGTGGCGAATCTGCCCTTCCTTGAAGTTCGCTTCGATCCACAGCCGGTTCAGCTGCACGATCGACATCAGCGGCACGCCGGGCCCGACCTGCTGGCCAACCTGCACCGAACGCTGGCCGACCGTGCCGTCGACCGGCGCGACGATCGTCGTGCGCTTCAGGTTCCGGTACGCGAGCCGGAACTGCGCGGCCGCCTGCACGACGGCCGGGCTTTCGTCGACCGGCAGCTTGCTGCCGAGCGCCCGCGCCGCTTCGAGCTGCGCCTGCGCGGCCGCGAGGTTTGCCTGGGCGCCGGCGACCGCCGCGTGGGCGCGCGCCAGTTCCTCCGGCGCGACGATCTCGACCGATGCGCCCGAACGCGCGGCGAGCGCGCGCTGCGCGAGCGACAGGTCGGCCTGGCGCGCGTTCACGGCTTCCACGTACATCGTGTTCGAGATCTTCGCGTTCGCGACCTGCCGCACGGCCTGCACGAGCTGCGCCTTCGCCTGCGCGAAGGCGACGGACGCTTCGGTGTCGTCGAGCCGCACGAGCGGCTGCCCGGCGCGCACGGGCTGCGTATCGGCGACCAGCACGTCGGTCACCGCGCCCGGGATCTGCGCGGCGACCTGCACGATGCTGCCCGCAACGTATGCGTCGTCGGTGTCCTCGACATAGCGGTCGTGCAGCAGCCAGAACGCGATCCACACGAGCGCGGCCAGCAGCACGACCGCGAAGAACAGCGTGAAGCGCTTGCGGCGGGTCGCCCGGCGCGCGTCGAGTGCCGGGTCGTTCAGTGCGGCCGGCTGCGCGGCGGTATGAAGGTTGTCGTGGTGCATCAGTCGCTTTGCGTAACGATCAGGCGGTCATGCTGGAACTGGGGGATCGCGCTCACGCGCGGGTCGGACGAGACGATGCGTGCCGCGCTGCGCGTGCCGGTGCTCACGATCGCGCTATCGGCTGCCGCACTGCGTGGTGTCACGAGCGCCGCCGACGGGTCGATAGGCGCGGCGCCGTTGGCGGACGTGGCCGCGCGACGCGCTTCCGTGCCGGCGTTCGTCGCGTTGCGAGCGGCCGCGTTCGTCATCGCGCCGCGCTTCGACCGCGCGCCTTGCGCGGTACGTGTCGCGACCGGTGACGTCGACGTCGATGCCGACGCCATCGCCGCGCTCGCATCGAACCCGCCGCCGAGCGCGCCGACCAGCCCGACGCGCAGCGTCCGCTGCCGCCCGAGCAACGCGATCAGCTGCGCGCGCTCGTCGATCAGCGTGAGGTCCGCGACATCGACGTCCTTCTGCATCAGCACGCCGCGCCGATGGCGGTCGGCCGCGATCTGCACGATCTTCTGCGCGGCGGCGACGGCGTCCTGCTGCTGCGCGACGAGCGTCTGCGCGGTCTGCAGCGACGTGACGATCTGTGCGACCTGCCCGAGCGCGTCGTCGACGGTCTTGTTGTACAGGCCGATCGCGACGTCGGCCTGCGCGACGTCCGCACCGAGCTTCGCCTTCAACCGGCCGCGATCGAACACCGGCAGCGAGATCGCTGGGCCGACGGAGCCGGCGATCGCGTCACGCGAGAACAGCGACGCGGGCGTCAGCGCGAACACGCCGCCGAGCGCGACGAGATTCACGTCCGGATAGAACTGCGCGCGCGTCGAATCGGCATTCGCGAACGCGGCTTCGACACGCAGGCGCGCGGCGACGATGTCGGGCCGGCGGCCGAGCAGGTCGGCCGGCAGCCGCGCGGGCAACGCGCCGCCGGGGAACGCGCCGACGCGCGGCCGCTGCAGCGAGAGCCCACGCTCGGGCCCGCGACCGGACAGCACGCCGAGCTGCAATTGCGCGAGCTTGATCTGCTCGTCGTTCAGCGCCATCTGTTCGAGCAGGCGCGTGCGCTTGATCGACGCGTCGCTCGCGTCGTACGCGTTGTCGAGGCCGCGCGCGGTGCGCTCGCGCAGCACGGCCGTCACGCGCTGGCTGATCTTCAGCTTCTGCTGCAGCAGGTCTCGCACCGCGTACGCCTGGTCGAGCTGGCAATACACGGTGACGATCGCGACCGCGAGCGTGAGCCGAACCTGCTCGGCCTCGACGCCGGTCGCGTCGCGCAGCGACATCAGGCTCTTCGTCGCCGCGCGGTTCCTGCCCCACAGGTCGAGCTGGTAGGTCAGCCCGACGAATATCGACGACGGCGACACGACCGGATCGCCGAAGATCTCGACCGGCACACGATAGCCGCCGACGGACACGTCGGCGACGTCGCCCGGCTTCGGCATCCGCGCGCGGCTGACCGTCGCGCCGGCCGTGCCGGTCAGCCCCGTCAGCGAATCGAATTGCCGAAGCTGCGCCTGCGCGATCCGCAGCCGCGCTTGCGCGACCTGCAGGTCGGGATTGTTCCGCGACGCCTCCGCCACCAGTTCGTCGAGCTGCGGATCCTGCAGTTGCTTCACCCAGTCGGGTGCGGGCCACGCGCCGTCCACGCCGGGGCCCGCGGTGTGCGCGAGCGCGTCGCCAGCCGGTGCGCGCAGCGACAGCGACGGCAGGAACCCCGACGGCACGCAACCGCCCAGCGCCAGCAGCGCGGCCGCCGCGAGCATCGTCCAGCCGCCCTGCGCGCCGCGCGCCCGCGCCGGTCGCGGCGCTTTCATGATGCGTTCCATCGCTTCCCTCAACCCTGCTGGACGCGCTGCGCGCGTGCGGCCAGACGCGGCCGCGCACGCTCGAGCGGACCGAGCCGGCCGAGCAGGCCGTCCGCGATGCCGTACAGGATGCCGGCGAGCTTGGCGCGCTTGTCGCGCTCGACGAGCGCGATCTGCACGACCTGCCACGCGGTCAGCAGGTTCGGCACCATCGCCACCGGAAAGCGCAGCCCGTACTGCATCCCGAGCTGCACCGCATTGCGCGCGCTGTAGTAGCGCCGTTGCCACGAGTGATTCATCGACGTCATTTCGAAAGGGCCGAATGCATGCCGCTGCTTCGCGCCGATCCGGTGCTTCAGCACCAGCGACGGCACGACATAGAGCGGCACGTTGCGCGCGAGCGCGCGGAAGCTGTACTCGGTGTCGACGTGATCGATGAACAGCGTCTCGTCGAAGCGGCCGAGCAGGTCGAACGCGGCGCGCGACACGACGCAGCCCGACGAGATCAGGAACGCGCAGCGCTGCAGCGGCGCGTCGGGCGCGACGCGCAGCCGGCGCAGCGAGATCCCGTTCGTCGCGAGTTCGGGCAGGAAGCTGCGCGCGTTCTCGTCGAAGATGCGCGGGCCGGCGAGGAAGGCGCGCCCCGCGAGCGCCGAGCACACGTCGCGCATCGTCGCGAAGTAACCGGCCGGCACCGACGAATCCTGGTCGAACAGCGCAACGGCATCGACGTTCCGCCGAAACAGCGCCGCGAGCCCCGCGTTGTACGCGCCGGCGACGCCGCCGCAGTTGCCGTGATGCAGCAGCGCGATGCCGTCGCGCGCGCACAGCTCGCGGGCGCGCATATCGGACTGCGGCGTGTTGTCGACGACCAGCAGCGCGTCGCACGCGTGCCGCCACGCGTCGAGCGCCGCGAGCTGCGCGTCGGTCGGGTGATACAGGATCACGAGTGCGCCGAGTGTCGTCATGCCCCTCTCCTCAATGTCCGAGCGAAACCGCGGCGCCGCGCTTCGGCCGCGTCAGCCACATCATCGCGGCGAGCACGATGCAGGTCATGCTCGCCATCCAGAACATGTCGCCCGTCGCCATCATGTACGCCTGCTGCATCACGACCTGGTGCAGCGTGGATAGCTCGCGCACGCCATCCACGCCCATCCCGTTCAGCGTGTGCACGAAGCGCTGCGTGTTCGTCGATGCGTGCGTGACCGATTGCGACACGACGTCGTAGTGATAGGTCGCGCGGTTGTCCCACAGCGTCACGCTCATCGCGGTGCCGAACGCGGCGGACAGCGTGCGCAGGAAGTTCGACAGGCTCGACGCGGCCGCGAGCCGGTCGTCCGGAATGCGCGACAGCGTCGCGGCCGTCAGCGGAATGAAGAAGCACGGCAGCCCGATCCCCTGGATCAGCCCGGGCGCGGCGATCTGCGCGAATGTCATCTTCAGCGTGAAATGCGCGTCCCACGCGAGCACGGCCGCGAACACGAGGAAGCCGAACGTCGCGAGCACGCGTGCATCGAAGCGGTGCGCATGCAGGCCGACGAGAATCGAGAACACGAGCGCGAGCACGCCGAGCGAGGCGGTGGCGAGGCCCGCGTGAAACGCGTTGTAGCCCATCACCGCCTGCATCCACAGCGGAAACACGACGCCCACCACCGAGAAGCTGATCATCCCGAGCGAGATGATCAGCACACAGAACGAAAACGTGCGGTCGCGAAACAGGCTCAGGTCGACGACCGGATGCGCTTCGCCCGCCTCCCAGATCAGCAGCGACACGATCGCAAGCCCGGCAACCACCGCGAGCGTGACGATCAGCGGCGAATCGAACCAGCCCTTGTCGTGACCGAGATCCAGCATCGCCTGCAGCGAGCCGACGCCGATCACGAGCAGCACGATGCCCGGCACGTCGATCGGGCCGGCCGCGCCGCGCTGCGCGTCGGGGCGCAGCATCGCGGTGCACACGGCGAACGAGAACAGCCCGATCGGCAGATTGATCAGGAAGATCCACGGCCACGAGAAGCTGTCCACGATCCAGCCGCCGACCACCGGCCCGAAGATCGGCGCAAGCAGCACCGTCATCGCCCACAGCGCGAGCGCGACGGTGCGCTTGTCCGGCGGGAAGGTGCGCAGCAGGATCGTCTGCGACAGCGGCACCATCGGCCCCGAGCACAGCCCCTGCAATGCGCGGCAGACCACCAGCACGTGCAGGTCGCGTGCGAGCCCGCACAGCAGCGACGTCAGCGTGAACAGCAGCACCGCGCCGATGAACAGCCGCCGCTCGCCGACGCGGCGCGCGAGCCAGCCGGTCAGCGGCACCGCGATCGCGGCCGCGACCGAATACGAGCTGATCACCCACGTGCCCTGGCTGTTCGACACACCGAGACTGCCGGAGATTGCCGGCACCGCGACGTTCGTCACGGTCGAGTCGAGCACTTCGATGAAGGTCGCGAGCGACAGCGCGAACGTCAGGAGCGCGAGCCGGGCGCCACGCACCGGTGCCGCGGCAGGCGCCGCCGCGACCGCGTCGAAAGCGGCGGGCGCCGATGCATGCTGAATCGACGATGCCGTGCTCATGCGCCCGCCATCGCGACCGCGGCCGGCGAGATCGCGAGGCCGCGTTTCGGTGCCAGGCGCTCGATGAAATCGGCAGCCGTCTCGCAGCCGTCCGGCGCGGCGTTGATCAGCGCCCGCGCGCGCTCCGCATACACCGCGAATTCGGGCTCGTTCAGTACGCGCATGAGCGCCGCACCGAGCCGCGCGCCGTCGACCGGCGCGTCGATGCGTATGCCGGCACCGCTCGTCGCGACGCGCTGCGCATTGTCGAACTGGTCGTGCGCGAACGGCGTCACGACCTGCGGGATGCCGGCTTCGAACGCGAGCGCCGCGGTGCCGATCCCGCCGTGATGCACGAGTGCGCGGCAGCGCGGCAGCAACGTGCGCATCGGCACGAAGCGGCGCACCAGCAGCCGGTCGCCGTCCGGTGCCGCATCGTGCGGGCTTAGCAGGATGCCGCGCGCGCCGGTCGCGCGCATCGCATCGGCAACCGCACGCGCATACGCGGCGTGATCGACGAGCGTCGACCCGGCCGTAAACACCACGGGCGGCTCGCCGGCCGCGAGAAACGCGTCGAGTGCGGGATCGTCGTCGGGCGTCGCGACGTCGTTGAACAGCGGGAAGCCGCTTTGCAGAAGACGGGCCGGCCAGTCGCGCTGCGCCGACGCGAACCAGTCGGGAAACAGGCACAGCACGCCATCGGTCGAATGCAGCCAGCGGCCCAGCACGCGCCGCGCGGGCGCGAGCCCGAGGTCGCGACGCACCGCATCGAGCGCCGGCCCGCACACGCGATCGAGCACCTGCCGCTCGATCAGCGTCATCAGCGCCGCCTTCACCGGCAGCGGCCAGCGCGCGGGAATCGTCAGGCGCGGATGCGTCGGCGGCACGTGCGCGGACAGCAGCGTCGACGGCGACACCTGCACCGACACATACGGCGTGCCGTGCCGCTCCTGCATGAAGCGCGCGGAAAACGCCCACAGCGTGCCGACCAGCACGGTGTCGCGATCGGTCAGCGCGCGCAGCGCGTCGTAATGCGGGCGCAGCACGGGGGCGATCACCTGCCACAGCGTGCGAAACGACGTGCGCGGATCCCACAGCGCCGGGTTCGCCATCGCGGCCTCGTACTCGGCCGCGGTGCCGACCGGCACGAACGCGAACCCGCAGCGGCGCACGGTCGCCTCGAACGGCGGATGCGTGCAGAACACGACCTCGTGGCCGCGCATCGCGAGCGCGCGCGCGACGCCGAGCAGCGGATGCACGTCGCCCGCCGAGCCGATCGCGGTCACGATCATCTTCGCCATCGCGCGCCTCGCGGAAAGATCAGTAGAAACCCGGGATCAGCGCCGCGACTTCGCGACGGTACTGCGCGTACGCCGGCCCGAAATGACCGGTCAGCCAGCTCTCCTCGACGCGTACCTTGTACGCGAGCGACGCGAACACCAGCGCGACGCCGAATGCGCCGCGCCACTCGCCGCCGATCAGCGCGGCGCCCACCAGCGCGATCAGGCAGCCGGTGTAGATCGGATGACGCACGAGGCCATACGGGCCGGTGCGCACGAGCTCGTGGTTCTCCTTCAGCGTGACGGACACGCTCCAGTTCGTGCCGAGATGCAGCCGCGCCCACACCGAGAACAGCAGCCCCGCGATCAGCACCGCGAGCCCGCACTGGGCCTGCAGGCCGAAGCGGTGCCAGTCCGGCACCCACGCGCGCAGGGTCAGGTCGGGCAGGATGATCAGCGCGCCGCCGACGATCAGCGGAATCGACTGCAGCGTGCGCGAGCGCGACGCCTCCTTGCGCACGGTCGTCTTCACGGCCTGCGACGTCATGATCCAGTAGGCGAGCCATGCGGCCCACGGAACGACGATGGCGATGGTCTGAACGATATTCACGGCTGGCCTGCCTCGTGTGGATGAAAATTCGGATGCGCGCGGCGTGCCGCGTCACGACGACATGGCCGGCATCGGCGCGGACACGCACGGGTGAGCGGCGCCGAGCCCGACGCCCGCGGCAACGGGCGGCGCGTCGCAGAAGAAGCCGAGCAGCGCGGCACGCGTGGCCTCGCGCTGCGCGCGGCCTTCGATGTCGAGGAAATGACCGGCGTCGGGAATCGTCCCGAAGCGCGCACGCGGCACGTGCGCGGCGAGCTGGCGGACGTCGGCCGGCGTCGTGTATTCGTCGCGCTCGCCGTTCACGAACAGCAGTTCGGCGCCGATGTTCGAGAACTCGCTCAGGTAACGCTCCGGCTGCAGCGACAGGATCTGGTCGACGTGGAACGCGACCTGATCCTGCTCGTCGCGCGGCAGGCGCGTCAGGTAGCGGTAGTTGTACAGCTTCATGATGCGCGGCAGGTAGCGGCCGACCGTGTCGTTCAGCAGCTGCGCGGCCTTCAGGTTCTCGCCGGCCGCGATGTGGTCGCGGGCGCGCGTCACGTAGTCGACCATCGCGTCGTTCAGGAACGGCGAGAACGAACAGATCGCCGCGCGCCGCACGCTCGGGCACCCGCGCGCGAGCGCGAACAGCGACGCGACGCCGCCCCACGACACCGACACGAGGAACGCGGGCGCGAAGTGCTCGACCAGATGCTGGAGGATCGCGGCCTCGTCGTCCTTCGTCAGGATGAAGCAGCCGGGGTTGTGCTGGCGCGACTGCCCGGCGTACGGCAGGTCGAAGCAGATCGTGTTCATCCGCTCGCCGAGATACTGGACGGTCTGGCCGAACGACGCGGTCGTCGCGAGCGCGCCGTTGACGAGCATCGCCGTGTCGAATGACGGATCGAACACGTTCCGTTCGACGTAGACCTTCAGACCATTCGGCAGCGGGACCACGTGTTTTTCGGTCGGCATCGTCGTTCTCCGGTGGATGCGGCGTCTCGGCGTCGCGGCATGCTGCAGGTGCGCAATGGCTGGCGCCGACCGTGTTCCGGCCGTTGACCGCGCCCATTGCCGACGCACCGCGGAAAATACCCGCGGCGCCGATTCATTCCTTGTGATGCGGCGCCATCCTAATACGGGCAATATTGCTTACTCAAGTCACCCCAACGATTCCCTCTACTCCACCCGGGAATACAAGCGATTCAAATTTTTTCAGCATTTTTTATGGTAGGAGGAATCGGACGAAAGGATATCGCAATCGTTTGCGAGGGCGTCACCAGATGCGCCGCGCGACGAACAATATCCTTTACATTCAACTACATAAATCGTTTAAATCGCTTGATTTAAACGAATTTCCGGAAAGTGCGAGCCTCTTCGTCGGCAATTCAAATTTCCGAATCCAAAACCGTTCTCACATAGCTCGACATTCTTTCGACGTGTAATAAATCGGATTCGGAAACAGCCGAAACTATTGCATCAGCTTTTCCCGATCCGTTTTAAACAAACTTAAAGTTATTTAACCTTCTTTCAACTCGTTTTTCCGCATCCGCACAATCCCGGCGACGCCGTCGGTTTCCGGCCTCCGACACCCGATTCGCCGTCCGACCCCGCTTTTTTATTGATTGAACGATCAATAAAAAACCGCTAAGCTTTCGACTTCCAGGAACGGGCCCGTCCGGGCGAAAGGAGTGCGCGATGCCGAAAGTCGGAATGCGGGAGATACGCCGCGCACAGTTGATCGACGCCACGCTGCGCTCGATCGACGAAGCCGGCCTGCCCGGCACGACGCTCGCCTCGGTCGCGCAGCGCGCGAACATCTCGACGGGCATCGTCAGCCACTACTTCGGCGACAAGGACGGCCTGCTCGAAGCCACGATGCGGCACGTGCTGCGCGATCTGTGGGCGGCCACCACGCAACGTCGCGTCGCCGCACGCAAGGATCCGCGTTCGCGGCTGCGCGCGATCGTCGCCGCGAACTTCGACGACACGCAGGTCAGCGCGCCCGTGATGAAGACCTGGCTCGCATTCTGGTCGCAGAGCATGCACGACGCGATGCTCAAGCGCCTGCAGCACGTCAACACGCGGCGCCTCCATTCGAACCTGTGCGCGGAATTCGCGAAGGCGCTGCCGCGCGCGAAAGCACGGCAAGCCGCCAGCGGCCTCGCCGCGCTGATCGACGGCCTGTGGCTGCGCGGCGCCCTCGCCGGCGGCCCGATCGACACCCGGGCTGCATTGAAGCTCGCCCACGATTACATCGACCTGCTGCTCGCGTCCGACTGACGCGCAGGCAGTCGCCCTCAAGGAGATCCTCATGTCCGTATACGGTTTGCAGCGCCTCTACATCGGCGGCGGTTACGTCGACGCCACCAGCGGCAAGACTTTCGACACCTTCGATCCCGCCACCGGCGAACTGCTCGCGCAGGTGCAGCAGGCGAGCGCGGCCGACGTCGACCGCGCGGTCGCGTCGGCGCGGGAAGGCCAGCGCGAATGGGCCGCGATGACCGCGATGCAGCGCTCGCGGATCCT
Protein-coding sequences here:
- a CDS encoding HlyD family efflux transporter periplasmic adaptor subunit, which codes for MHHDNLHTAAQPAALNDPALDARRATRRKRFTLFFAVVLLAALVWIAFWLLHDRYVEDTDDAYVAGSIVQVAAQIPGAVTDVLVADTQPVRAGQPLVRLDDTEASVAFAQAKAQLVQAVRQVANAKISNTMYVEAVNARQADLSLAQRALAARSGASVEIVAPEELARAHAAVAGAQANLAAAQAQLEAARALGSKLPVDESPAVVQAAAQFRLAYRNLKRTTIVAPVDGTVGQRSVQVGQQVGPGVPLMSIVQLNRLWIEANFKEGQIRHMRIGQPVDVVSDLYGSRVVYRGRVQGFSAGTGSAFSMLPSQNAAGNWIKVVQRVPVVIAIDPRDLAAHPLRVGLSMRATVDTRNRDGHALDSEPPTPAVSTRVHDGVASDAQAAATAIIRENQGG
- a CDS encoding efflux transporter outer membrane subunit; this encodes MKAPRPARARGAQGGWTMLAAAALLALGGCVPSGFLPSLSLRAPAGDALAHTAGPGVDGAWPAPDWVKQLQDPQLDELVAEASRNNPDLQVAQARLRIAQAQLRQFDSLTGLTGTAGATVSRARMPKPGDVADVSVGGYRVPVEIFGDPVVSPSSIFVGLTYQLDLWGRNRAATKSLMSLRDATGVEAEQVRLTLAVAIVTVYCQLDQAYAVRDLLQQKLKISQRVTAVLRERTARGLDNAYDASDASIKRTRLLEQMALNDEQIKLAQLQLGVLSGRGPERGLSLQRPRVGAFPGGALPARLPADLLGRRPDIVAARLRVEAAFANADSTRAQFYPDVNLVALGGVFALTPASLFSRDAIAGSVGPAISLPVFDRGRLKAKLGADVAQADVAIGLYNKTVDDALGQVAQIVTSLQTAQTLVAQQQDAVAAAQKIVQIAADRHRRGVLMQKDVDVADLTLIDERAQLIALLGRQRTLRVGLVGALGGGFDASAAMASASTSTSPVATRTAQGARSKRGAMTNAAARNATNAGTEARRAATSANGAAPIDPSAALVTPRSAAADSAIVSTGTRSAARIVSSDPRVSAIPQFQHDRLIVTQSD
- a CDS encoding glycosyltransferase family 2 protein, whose product is MTTLGALVILYHPTDAQLAALDAWRHACDALLVVDNTPQSDMRARELCARDGIALLHHGNCGGVAGAYNAGLAALFRRNVDAVALFDQDSSVPAGYFATMRDVCSALAGRAFLAGPRIFDENARSFLPELATNGISLRRLRVAPDAPLQRCAFLISSGCVVSRAAFDLLGRFDETLFIDHVDTEYSFRALARNVPLYVVPSLVLKHRIGAKQRHAFGPFEMTSMNHSWQRRYYSARNAVQLGMQYGLRFPVAMVPNLLTAWQVVQIALVERDKRAKLAGILYGIADGLLGRLGPLERARPRLAARAQRVQQG
- a CDS encoding DHA2 family efflux MFS transporter permease subunit — encoded protein: MSTASSIQHASAPAAFDAVAAAPAAAPVRGARLALLTFALSLATFIEVLDSTVTNVAVPAISGSLGVSNSQGTWVISSYSVAAAIAVPLTGWLARRVGERRLFIGAVLLFTLTSLLCGLARDLHVLVVCRALQGLCSGPMVPLSQTILLRTFPPDKRTVALALWAMTVLLAPIFGPVVGGWIVDSFSWPWIFLINLPIGLFSFAVCTAMLRPDAQRGAAGPIDVPGIVLLVIGVGSLQAMLDLGHDKGWFDSPLIVTLAVVAGLAIVSLLIWEAGEAHPVVDLSLFRDRTFSFCVLIISLGMISFSVVGVVFPLWMQAVMGYNAFHAGLATASLGVLALVFSILVGLHAHRFDARVLATFGFLVFAAVLAWDAHFTLKMTFAQIAAPGLIQGIGLPCFFIPLTAATLSRIPDDRLAAASSLSNFLRTLSAAFGTAMSVTLWDNRATYHYDVVSQSVTHASTNTQRFVHTLNGMGVDGVRELSTLHQVVMQQAYMMATGDMFWMASMTCIVLAAMMWLTRPKRGAAVSLGH
- a CDS encoding glycosyltransferase; translation: MAKMIVTAIGSAGDVHPLLGVARALAMRGHEVVFCTHPPFEATVRRCGFAFVPVGTAAEYEAAMANPALWDPRTSFRTLWQVIAPVLRPHYDALRALTDRDTVLVGTLWAFSARFMQERHGTPYVSVQVSPSTLLSAHVPPTHPRLTIPARWPLPVKAALMTLIERQVLDRVCGPALDAVRRDLGLAPARRVLGRWLHSTDGVLCLFPDWFASAQRDWPARLLQSGFPLFNDVATPDDDPALDAFLAAGEPPVVFTAGSTLVDHAAYARAVADAMRATGARGILLSPHDAAPDGDRLLVRRFVPMRTLLPRCRALVHHGGIGTAALAFEAGIPQVVTPFAHDQFDNAQRVATSGAGIRIDAPVDGARLGAALMRVLNEPEFAVYAERARALINAAPDGCETAADFIERLAPKRGLAISPAAVAMAGA
- a CDS encoding methyltransferase family protein; the protein is MNIVQTIAIVVPWAAWLAYWIMTSQAVKTTVRKEASRSRTLQSIPLIVGGALIILPDLTLRAWVPDWHRFGLQAQCGLAVLIAGLLFSVWARLHLGTNWSVSVTLKENHELVRTGPYGLVRHPIYTGCLIALVGAALIGGEWRGAFGVALVFASLAYKVRVEESWLTGHFGPAYAQYRREVAALIPGFY
- a CDS encoding alpha/beta fold hydrolase, yielding MPTEKHVVPLPNGLKVYVERNVFDPSFDTAMLVNGALATTASFGQTVQYLGERMNTICFDLPYAGQSRQHNPGCFILTKDDEAAILQHLVEHFAPAFLVSVSWGGVASLFALARGCPSVRRAAICSFSPFLNDAMVDYVTRARDHIAAGENLKAAQLLNDTVGRYLPRIMKLYNYRYLTRLPRDEQDQVAFHVDQILSLQPERYLSEFSNIGAELLFVNGERDEYTTPADVRQLAAHVPRARFGTIPDAGHFLDIEGRAQREATRAALLGFFCDAPPVAAGVGLGAAHPCVSAPMPAMSS
- the betI gene encoding transcriptional regulator BetI, whose translation is MPKVGMREIRRAQLIDATLRSIDEAGLPGTTLASVAQRANISTGIVSHYFGDKDGLLEATMRHVLRDLWAATTQRRVAARKDPRSRLRAIVAANFDDTQVSAPVMKTWLAFWSQSMHDAMLKRLQHVNTRRLHSNLCAEFAKALPRAKARQAASGLAALIDGLWLRGALAGGPIDTRAALKLAHDYIDLLLASD